The Lasioglossum baleicum chromosome 15, iyLasBale1, whole genome shotgun sequence genome has a segment encoding these proteins:
- the Slik gene encoding sterile20-like kinase isoform X1, with amino-acid sequence MSFLSNLKKAFHFGGNDAKKKKLYNNIKMDCNPEEFWEMVGELGDGAFGKVYKAQHKQTQQLAAAKMCALEGEDDLSDFMIEIDILSECKHPNVVELHEAYFIEGKLWMLIEYCDGGAVDSIMVELQKALTEPQIAYICQYMTKGLAFLHKSKVIHRDLKAGNVLLTMAGGVKIADFGVSAKNKHTLQKHDTFIGTPYWMAPEVVLCETFRDNPYDFKVDIWSLGITLIEFAQIEPPNHEMSPMRVLLKIQKSDPPKLEQPGKWSKDFNDFIAKALIKDPTSRPTADELLKHSFINRSLDSKPIRDLLLEYKADVVEEELVDEEAEKAKMAKKHRELYQRIGCACGSPGPRQPHHPCVCQEQRTSQLPLEVDQLGDDSASMRSDADVKIAEKENLATSPVSAKKEESHKREINRDGEKEDRNKKLRKAESKENIPVSVEKKQAPKPPSTSEANERRISREKGPAPPPPPMRQDSKNEDKESNLKGTDKQNVVEMLDQCKSTEDSKRGEKHSLSENQDTAEREQTTVDKFNEKQQTVKDSLEKLTAGNEKEKDTRQKSVVQNKTSQPSRMELTSEEKRKSAPVRPESTEDWSKPAFNKQSSLEERSRVEKKPIDAQSKRQSSTEDNRKSLQEKRKSVEEKLNAVLEKRFSMDSEMRSNVPSLETLTRRETAVPNAILSEKNIMKACSTEDIKTDYGIGKVESVVKSHSEGSSRYDSLENFSDEFDGKREKKKWLNKEQTRESVANDASTGEKRGSSINVSVITSTPIRSRSASSRRGSGDNVVVITGKPDQEIRPNTSTVRITADSPDLSNSLASNISQVTVVTTHPPVLVDAVSPTPLSCRPSPTSEVVIVANELNKTQVNESSTDDDGFPSLDSLEYTPQEQPIVLTDASKRVGKKLDESEVLIVSPIVDELQDTSHVSVVTVGDDKEQVKDSSQMLNKRGAARTSSSQSDAQSLLERSSTKSDSGDEITKMMVAGTIVEPVDIDDTNRNSKKVNGLIKNDKSVAGGRIDEKVLKTIRQKDAGKIYKEKRISPDSFEGSRSQSESGSTRSHTPSKSIDRSDAESISTTISQDSRESNKENHIGQGQTPETEEEVVLRRKPDYARDIQRPTRTKEDIQMMNLKKKTRKRTRKFEIDGVVVTTTTSKVIYGDDENGKVYDDQIFRKQELRELKMLQKMEQKQFQDLSQKAQFNKDQQEKRFEQERQLLERNAETDLETLGRQQRQQIERAEAQQEADLRLASKKIRSEQERELKQFREGLKQELRLLKQEVDLMPKDKRKSAFKIRKEKLEAEHEEREKHFLDKLNESHELSLRRLSDSHREKIALMERQFLQQKQQLMRAREAAIWEQEERHIHEKQQLLKKQLKDIFFLQRHQMLIRHEKELEQMKRMNQRKEEELVKRQTVERRNLPKRIRNEMKAREMMFRESMRISISAVIAPDPDAEREKLKKFQENEKKRYRAEQQRFELKHSRQLEEVRAQSDATIKELEQLQNEKRKMLMEHETLKLKELEEAYGKELREWKAQLKPRKQKLEAELSAEKDALEARYRDYFPSGLSGLSVPPLDYSNIFHFEGWKKSPRLPRSTPASPSPFTIPRVSLRVSSSDTGSINGMLPRSHSKPDLVPSSSPRR; translated from the exons ATGTCATTCTTGTCGAATCTGAAGAAAGCATTCCACTTTGGTGGCAATGACGCGAAGAAAAAGAAGTTGTATAACAATATTAAAATGGATTGTAATCCAGAAGAGTTCTGGGAAATGGTGGGCGAACTTGGGGACGGAGCATTTGGCAAAGTATATAAG GCACAGCATAAACAAACGCAACAGCTCGCTGCTGCAAAAATGTGTGCCCTCGAAGGAGAAGACGATCTTAGCGATTTCATGATCGAAATAGACATATTATCAGAATGTAAACATCCGAATGTTGTTGAGTTACACGAAGCATATTTTATAGAGGGCAAACTATGG ATGCTGATAGAATATTGCGACGGTGGTGCTGTTGATTCCATAATGGTGGAATTACAAAAAGCTTTAACGGAACCACAGATAGCCTACATATGTCAATACATGACTAAAGGACTTGCATTTTTACACAAATCTAAAGTAATTCACAGGGATCTAAAGGCAGGAAATGTTTTGTTAACAATGGCTGGAGGAGTGAAAATTG CCGATTTTGGAGTGTCTGCGAAAAATAAGCATACGTTACAGAAACACGATACATTTATTGGTACACCGTATTGGATGGCACCGGAAGTAGTATTATGTGAAACGTTTCGGGATAATCCTTATGATTTCAAA GTAGATATATGGTCGCTCGGGATTACCTTAATCGAATTTGCACAAATCGAGCCACCAAACCATGAGATGTCACCGATGCGGGTACTCCTCAAAATACAAAAGAGTGACCCACCAAAACTCGAGCAACCCGGAAAGTGGAGTAAAGATTTCAATGATTTTATCGCGAAGGCTCTCATAAAGGATCCAACATCTAGACCTACAGCTGACGAACTGTTGAAGCACTCGTTTATAAATCGGAGTTTGGATTCTAAACCGATCCGGGACTTGCTGTTGGAGTACAAAGCTGATGTCGTTGAAGAGGAATTGGTCGACGAGGAAGCAGAG AAGGCAAAAATGGCGAAAAAACACAGAGAACTATATCAGCGGATCGG CTGTGCATGCGGCTCTCCTGGGCCTCGCCAGCCCCATCACCCCTGCGTTTGTCAG GAGCAACGCACATCTCAGCTTCCTCTGGAGGTGGATCAACTCGGAGATGACTCTGCATCTATGCGCAGTGACGCTGATGTCAAGA TTGCTGAAAAAGAAAATCTTGCCACATCACCCGTATCTGCGAAGAAAGAAGAGAGCCACAAACGAGAGATCAACAGGGATGGTGAAAAGGAGGACAGGAACAAGAAATTACGGAAAGCGGAATCTAAAGAGAATATACCTGTATCCGTTGAGAAGAAACAA GCACCTAAACCACCTAGTACAAGCGAAGCAAACGAACGTAGAATATCTCGGGAGAAAGGTCCtgctcctcctccacctcctatGCGCCAGGATAGTAAAAACGAGGATAAGGAAAGTAATTTGAAGGGCACCGACAAGCAAAACGTCGTTGAGATGTTGGACCAATGTAAGAGTACCGAGGACAGTAAGAGAGGAGAGAAACACTCGTTATCGGAGAATCAAGACACGGCCGAGAGGGAACAAACAACCGTGGATAAGTTCAACGAGAAGCAGCAAACGGTCAAAGATAGTTTAGAGAAATTAACAGCTGGCAACGAGAAAGAGAAGGACACGAGACAGAAATCGGTAGTACAGAATAAAACGAGCCAACCATCGAGAATGGAATTAACTTCGGAAGAGAAGAGGAAATCTGCTCCGGTTCGACCAGAGTCGACAGAGGATTGGTCGAAGCCAGCGTTCAACAAACAATCGTCTCTAGAAGAGAGAAGCAG AGTTGAGAAGAAACCAATCGACGCGCAATCGAAACGACAATCCTCAACGGAAGACAATCGGAAGAGCTTGCAAGAGAAACGAAAGTCTGTCGAGGAGAAGTTAAACGCGGTTCTAGAGAAACGATTCTCGATGGATTCCGAAATGCGGTCGAACGTCCCGTCGTTGGAGACGTTGACGCGTCGGGAAACTGCAGTTCCGAACGCAATCTTGTCCGAGAAGAACATCATGAAGGCTTGCTCCACCGAAGACATCAAGACGGATTACGGTATAGGCAAGGTGGAATCGGTCGTTAAAAGTCATAGCGAAGGATCGTCCAGAtacgattcgttggagaacttCTCGGACGAGTTCGACGGGaaacgagagaagaagaaatGGTTGAACAAGGAACAGACGCGCGAGAGTGTCGCGAACGATGCTTCTACCGGCGAGAAGAGAGGTTCTTCTATAAACGTATCGGTGATCACGTCGACGCCTATTAGGAGTAGAAGCGCGTCGTCGAGAAGAGGCAGCGGGGATAATGTGGTTGTCATTACCG GAAAACCCGACCAAGAAATACGTCCAAACACATCAACCGTCCGGATCACAGCCGACAGTCCAGACTTATCGAATAGTCTAGCGAGCAACATAAGCCAGGTAACAGTGGTGACTACTCATCCTCCGGTATTGGTCGACGCCGTGTCGCCGACGCCTCTTTCTTGCCGGCCGTCTCCGACGTCGGAGGTGGTGATCGTCGCGAACGAATTGAACAAGACGCAGGTGAACGAAAGCTCGACCGACGATGACGGATTCCCGAGCCTGGACAGTCTGGAGTACACGCCGCAGGAGCAGCCGATCGTTCTCACGGACGCTTCGAAACGGGTGGGCAAGAAGTTGGACGAGTCTGAGGTGTTGATCGTGAGCCCGATCGTGGACGAGTTGCAGGACACTAGTCACGTCTCCGTAGTGACGGTGGGCGACGACAAAGAGCAGGTGAAAGACTCTTCGCAGATGCTGAACAAACGGGGAGCGGCGCGAACCAGTTCCTCGCAGAGCGACGCGCAGAGCTTGCTAGAGAGGTCGAGTACGAAGAGCGACAGCGGGGACGAGATTACAAAGATGATGGTCGCTGGAACGATCGTCGAGCCCGTGGACATCGACGACACGAACAGGAACTCGAAGAAGGTGAACGGTCTGATCAAGAACGATAAGTCGGTCGCAGGTGGTCGGATCGACGAGAAGGTTCTGAAAACGATCCGACAGAAGGACGCGGGCAAAATATACAAAGAGAAGAGGATATCACCGGACAGCTTCGAGGGATCCAGGTCCCAGAGCGAGTCCGGCTCGACGAGATCGCATACGCCGAGCAAGAGCATCGATCGCTCGGACGCTGAGTCGATCTCGACTACGATCAGCCAGGACAGCCGTGAGTCGAACAAGGAGAACCACATCGGACAGGGACAGACGCCGGAAACGGAAGAGGAAGTAGTGCTGCGGCGGAAGCCTGATTACGCTCGCGATATACAGCGGCCGACTAGAACCAAGGAGGATATACAGATGATGAATTTGAAGAAAAAGACGAGAAAGCGAACCAGAAAGTTCGAGATAGACGGTGTTGTGGTTACGACGACCACGTCCAAGGTGATCTACGGTGACGACGAGAACGGCAAGGTCTACGACGATCAGATATTCAGGAAACAGGAGCTCAGGGAGCTGAAGATGCTGCAGAAGATGGAGCAGAAGCAGTTCCAGGATTTGTCGCAGAAGGCGCAGTTCAACAAGGACCAACAGGAGAAGCGTTTCGAGCAGGAACGACAACTGCTCGAGCGAAACGCCGAGACCGATCTGGAGACTCTCGGGCGGCAACAGCGGCAGCAGATAGAGCGTGCCGAGGCGCAGCAGGAGGCAGATCTCAGGCTCGCGTCGAAGAAGATCCGTAGCGAGCAGGAGAGGGAGTTGAAACAGTTCCGGGAGGGTCTCAAGCAGGAGCTGAGACTGTTGAAGCAAGAGGTGGATCTGATGCCGAAGGACAAGCGGAAGAGCGCGTTCAAGATCCGAAAGGAGAAGCTCGAGGCCGAgcatgaggagagagagaaacactttTTGGATAAGTTGAACGAGAGTCACGAGCTCTCTCTGAGGAGGCTGTCCGACAGCCACCGGGAAAAGATCGCGCTGATGGAGAGGCAGTTCTTGCAGCAGAAGCAACAGCTGATGAGAGCTCGGGAGGCGGCGATCTGGGAACAAGAGGAGCGACACATCCACGAGAAACAGCAGCTGTTGAAGAAACAGCTGAAGGACATCTTCTTCCTGCAGAGGCATCAGATGCTGATCCGTCACGAGAAGGAGCTCGAGCAGATGAAGCGGATGAACCAAAGGAAGGAGGAGGAGCTGGTTAAGCGGCAGACGGTCGAGCGCAGGAATCTACCGAAGCGGATCCGCAACGAGATGAAGGCACGCGAGATGATGTTCCGAGAGTCGATGAGGATCTCGATATCGGCGGTGATCGCGCCGGACCCGGACGCCGAGCGAGAGAAGTTGAAAAAGTTCCAAGAGAACGAGAAGAAGAGGTATCGAGCAGAGCAACAACGGTTCGAGCTGAAACACTCGAGGCAACTCGAGGAGGTGAGAGCGCAGAGCGACGCCACCATCAAG
- the Slik gene encoding sterile20-like kinase isoform X2 translates to MSFLSNLKKAFHFGGNDAKKKKLYNNIKMDCNPEEFWEMVGELGDGAFGKVYKAQHKQTQQLAAAKMCALEGEDDLSDFMIEIDILSECKHPNVVELHEAYFIEGKLWMLIEYCDGGAVDSIMVELQKALTEPQIAYICQYMTKGLAFLHKSKVIHRDLKAGNVLLTMAGGVKIADFGVSAKNKHTLQKHDTFIGTPYWMAPEVVLCETFRDNPYDFKVDIWSLGITLIEFAQIEPPNHEMSPMRVLLKIQKSDPPKLEQPGKWSKDFNDFIAKALIKDPTSRPTADELLKHSFINRSLDSKPIRDLLLEYKADVVEEELVDEEAEKAKMAKKHRELYQRIGGSPGPRQPHHPCVCQEQRTSQLPLEVDQLGDDSASMRSDADVKIAEKENLATSPVSAKKEESHKREINRDGEKEDRNKKLRKAESKENIPVSVEKKQAPKPPSTSEANERRISREKGPAPPPPPMRQDSKNEDKESNLKGTDKQNVVEMLDQCKSTEDSKRGEKHSLSENQDTAEREQTTVDKFNEKQQTVKDSLEKLTAGNEKEKDTRQKSVVQNKTSQPSRMELTSEEKRKSAPVRPESTEDWSKPAFNKQSSLEERSRVEKKPIDAQSKRQSSTEDNRKSLQEKRKSVEEKLNAVLEKRFSMDSEMRSNVPSLETLTRRETAVPNAILSEKNIMKACSTEDIKTDYGIGKVESVVKSHSEGSSRYDSLENFSDEFDGKREKKKWLNKEQTRESVANDASTGEKRGSSINVSVITSTPIRSRSASSRRGSGDNVVVITGKPDQEIRPNTSTVRITADSPDLSNSLASNISQVTVVTTHPPVLVDAVSPTPLSCRPSPTSEVVIVANELNKTQVNESSTDDDGFPSLDSLEYTPQEQPIVLTDASKRVGKKLDESEVLIVSPIVDELQDTSHVSVVTVGDDKEQVKDSSQMLNKRGAARTSSSQSDAQSLLERSSTKSDSGDEITKMMVAGTIVEPVDIDDTNRNSKKVNGLIKNDKSVAGGRIDEKVLKTIRQKDAGKIYKEKRISPDSFEGSRSQSESGSTRSHTPSKSIDRSDAESISTTISQDSRESNKENHIGQGQTPETEEEVVLRRKPDYARDIQRPTRTKEDIQMMNLKKKTRKRTRKFEIDGVVVTTTTSKVIYGDDENGKVYDDQIFRKQELRELKMLQKMEQKQFQDLSQKAQFNKDQQEKRFEQERQLLERNAETDLETLGRQQRQQIERAEAQQEADLRLASKKIRSEQERELKQFREGLKQELRLLKQEVDLMPKDKRKSAFKIRKEKLEAEHEEREKHFLDKLNESHELSLRRLSDSHREKIALMERQFLQQKQQLMRAREAAIWEQEERHIHEKQQLLKKQLKDIFFLQRHQMLIRHEKELEQMKRMNQRKEEELVKRQTVERRNLPKRIRNEMKAREMMFRESMRISISAVIAPDPDAEREKLKKFQENEKKRYRAEQQRFELKHSRQLEEVRAQSDATIKELEQLQNEKRKMLMEHETLKLKELEEAYGKELREWKAQLKPRKQKLEAELSAEKDALEARYRDYFPSGLSGLSVPPLDYSNIFHFEGWKKSPRLPRSTPASPSPFTIPRVSLRVSSSDTGSINGMLPRSHSKPDLVPSSSPRR, encoded by the exons ATGTCATTCTTGTCGAATCTGAAGAAAGCATTCCACTTTGGTGGCAATGACGCGAAGAAAAAGAAGTTGTATAACAATATTAAAATGGATTGTAATCCAGAAGAGTTCTGGGAAATGGTGGGCGAACTTGGGGACGGAGCATTTGGCAAAGTATATAAG GCACAGCATAAACAAACGCAACAGCTCGCTGCTGCAAAAATGTGTGCCCTCGAAGGAGAAGACGATCTTAGCGATTTCATGATCGAAATAGACATATTATCAGAATGTAAACATCCGAATGTTGTTGAGTTACACGAAGCATATTTTATAGAGGGCAAACTATGG ATGCTGATAGAATATTGCGACGGTGGTGCTGTTGATTCCATAATGGTGGAATTACAAAAAGCTTTAACGGAACCACAGATAGCCTACATATGTCAATACATGACTAAAGGACTTGCATTTTTACACAAATCTAAAGTAATTCACAGGGATCTAAAGGCAGGAAATGTTTTGTTAACAATGGCTGGAGGAGTGAAAATTG CCGATTTTGGAGTGTCTGCGAAAAATAAGCATACGTTACAGAAACACGATACATTTATTGGTACACCGTATTGGATGGCACCGGAAGTAGTATTATGTGAAACGTTTCGGGATAATCCTTATGATTTCAAA GTAGATATATGGTCGCTCGGGATTACCTTAATCGAATTTGCACAAATCGAGCCACCAAACCATGAGATGTCACCGATGCGGGTACTCCTCAAAATACAAAAGAGTGACCCACCAAAACTCGAGCAACCCGGAAAGTGGAGTAAAGATTTCAATGATTTTATCGCGAAGGCTCTCATAAAGGATCCAACATCTAGACCTACAGCTGACGAACTGTTGAAGCACTCGTTTATAAATCGGAGTTTGGATTCTAAACCGATCCGGGACTTGCTGTTGGAGTACAAAGCTGATGTCGTTGAAGAGGAATTGGTCGACGAGGAAGCAGAG AAGGCAAAAATGGCGAAAAAACACAGAGAACTATATCAGCGGATCGG CGGCTCTCCTGGGCCTCGCCAGCCCCATCACCCCTGCGTTTGTCAG GAGCAACGCACATCTCAGCTTCCTCTGGAGGTGGATCAACTCGGAGATGACTCTGCATCTATGCGCAGTGACGCTGATGTCAAGA TTGCTGAAAAAGAAAATCTTGCCACATCACCCGTATCTGCGAAGAAAGAAGAGAGCCACAAACGAGAGATCAACAGGGATGGTGAAAAGGAGGACAGGAACAAGAAATTACGGAAAGCGGAATCTAAAGAGAATATACCTGTATCCGTTGAGAAGAAACAA GCACCTAAACCACCTAGTACAAGCGAAGCAAACGAACGTAGAATATCTCGGGAGAAAGGTCCtgctcctcctccacctcctatGCGCCAGGATAGTAAAAACGAGGATAAGGAAAGTAATTTGAAGGGCACCGACAAGCAAAACGTCGTTGAGATGTTGGACCAATGTAAGAGTACCGAGGACAGTAAGAGAGGAGAGAAACACTCGTTATCGGAGAATCAAGACACGGCCGAGAGGGAACAAACAACCGTGGATAAGTTCAACGAGAAGCAGCAAACGGTCAAAGATAGTTTAGAGAAATTAACAGCTGGCAACGAGAAAGAGAAGGACACGAGACAGAAATCGGTAGTACAGAATAAAACGAGCCAACCATCGAGAATGGAATTAACTTCGGAAGAGAAGAGGAAATCTGCTCCGGTTCGACCAGAGTCGACAGAGGATTGGTCGAAGCCAGCGTTCAACAAACAATCGTCTCTAGAAGAGAGAAGCAG AGTTGAGAAGAAACCAATCGACGCGCAATCGAAACGACAATCCTCAACGGAAGACAATCGGAAGAGCTTGCAAGAGAAACGAAAGTCTGTCGAGGAGAAGTTAAACGCGGTTCTAGAGAAACGATTCTCGATGGATTCCGAAATGCGGTCGAACGTCCCGTCGTTGGAGACGTTGACGCGTCGGGAAACTGCAGTTCCGAACGCAATCTTGTCCGAGAAGAACATCATGAAGGCTTGCTCCACCGAAGACATCAAGACGGATTACGGTATAGGCAAGGTGGAATCGGTCGTTAAAAGTCATAGCGAAGGATCGTCCAGAtacgattcgttggagaacttCTCGGACGAGTTCGACGGGaaacgagagaagaagaaatGGTTGAACAAGGAACAGACGCGCGAGAGTGTCGCGAACGATGCTTCTACCGGCGAGAAGAGAGGTTCTTCTATAAACGTATCGGTGATCACGTCGACGCCTATTAGGAGTAGAAGCGCGTCGTCGAGAAGAGGCAGCGGGGATAATGTGGTTGTCATTACCG GAAAACCCGACCAAGAAATACGTCCAAACACATCAACCGTCCGGATCACAGCCGACAGTCCAGACTTATCGAATAGTCTAGCGAGCAACATAAGCCAGGTAACAGTGGTGACTACTCATCCTCCGGTATTGGTCGACGCCGTGTCGCCGACGCCTCTTTCTTGCCGGCCGTCTCCGACGTCGGAGGTGGTGATCGTCGCGAACGAATTGAACAAGACGCAGGTGAACGAAAGCTCGACCGACGATGACGGATTCCCGAGCCTGGACAGTCTGGAGTACACGCCGCAGGAGCAGCCGATCGTTCTCACGGACGCTTCGAAACGGGTGGGCAAGAAGTTGGACGAGTCTGAGGTGTTGATCGTGAGCCCGATCGTGGACGAGTTGCAGGACACTAGTCACGTCTCCGTAGTGACGGTGGGCGACGACAAAGAGCAGGTGAAAGACTCTTCGCAGATGCTGAACAAACGGGGAGCGGCGCGAACCAGTTCCTCGCAGAGCGACGCGCAGAGCTTGCTAGAGAGGTCGAGTACGAAGAGCGACAGCGGGGACGAGATTACAAAGATGATGGTCGCTGGAACGATCGTCGAGCCCGTGGACATCGACGACACGAACAGGAACTCGAAGAAGGTGAACGGTCTGATCAAGAACGATAAGTCGGTCGCAGGTGGTCGGATCGACGAGAAGGTTCTGAAAACGATCCGACAGAAGGACGCGGGCAAAATATACAAAGAGAAGAGGATATCACCGGACAGCTTCGAGGGATCCAGGTCCCAGAGCGAGTCCGGCTCGACGAGATCGCATACGCCGAGCAAGAGCATCGATCGCTCGGACGCTGAGTCGATCTCGACTACGATCAGCCAGGACAGCCGTGAGTCGAACAAGGAGAACCACATCGGACAGGGACAGACGCCGGAAACGGAAGAGGAAGTAGTGCTGCGGCGGAAGCCTGATTACGCTCGCGATATACAGCGGCCGACTAGAACCAAGGAGGATATACAGATGATGAATTTGAAGAAAAAGACGAGAAAGCGAACCAGAAAGTTCGAGATAGACGGTGTTGTGGTTACGACGACCACGTCCAAGGTGATCTACGGTGACGACGAGAACGGCAAGGTCTACGACGATCAGATATTCAGGAAACAGGAGCTCAGGGAGCTGAAGATGCTGCAGAAGATGGAGCAGAAGCAGTTCCAGGATTTGTCGCAGAAGGCGCAGTTCAACAAGGACCAACAGGAGAAGCGTTTCGAGCAGGAACGACAACTGCTCGAGCGAAACGCCGAGACCGATCTGGAGACTCTCGGGCGGCAACAGCGGCAGCAGATAGAGCGTGCCGAGGCGCAGCAGGAGGCAGATCTCAGGCTCGCGTCGAAGAAGATCCGTAGCGAGCAGGAGAGGGAGTTGAAACAGTTCCGGGAGGGTCTCAAGCAGGAGCTGAGACTGTTGAAGCAAGAGGTGGATCTGATGCCGAAGGACAAGCGGAAGAGCGCGTTCAAGATCCGAAAGGAGAAGCTCGAGGCCGAgcatgaggagagagagaaacactttTTGGATAAGTTGAACGAGAGTCACGAGCTCTCTCTGAGGAGGCTGTCCGACAGCCACCGGGAAAAGATCGCGCTGATGGAGAGGCAGTTCTTGCAGCAGAAGCAACAGCTGATGAGAGCTCGGGAGGCGGCGATCTGGGAACAAGAGGAGCGACACATCCACGAGAAACAGCAGCTGTTGAAGAAACAGCTGAAGGACATCTTCTTCCTGCAGAGGCATCAGATGCTGATCCGTCACGAGAAGGAGCTCGAGCAGATGAAGCGGATGAACCAAAGGAAGGAGGAGGAGCTGGTTAAGCGGCAGACGGTCGAGCGCAGGAATCTACCGAAGCGGATCCGCAACGAGATGAAGGCACGCGAGATGATGTTCCGAGAGTCGATGAGGATCTCGATATCGGCGGTGATCGCGCCGGACCCGGACGCCGAGCGAGAGAAGTTGAAAAAGTTCCAAGAGAACGAGAAGAAGAGGTATCGAGCAGAGCAACAACGGTTCGAGCTGAAACACTCGAGGCAACTCGAGGAGGTGAGAGCGCAGAGCGACGCCACCATCAAG